One Glycocaulis abyssi DNA window includes the following coding sequences:
- the leuS gene encoding leucine--tRNA ligase: MSDTYDFTAIETKWRQLWAERDTYRTPDPKPGDKTFYVLDMFPYPSGSGLHVGHPVGYLATDIVARYKRMAGFNVLHPMGWDSFGLPAEQHAIKTGEHPEVSTAKNIKTFRRQMDLLGLGYDWNREIATSKPDYYKWTQFIFVQMYEAWFDKDQNKARPIRELPIPDDVKAAGKLAIQEYQDAHRLVYFDDALVNWCAELGTILSNEEVFDGKSEQGFDVVRVPIRQVKMRITAYTERLLAGLEGLDWPEGIKDSQRNWIGRSEGVEIRFAIDGSGETVTTFTTRADTLAGVTFLALAPEHKLVASLVPASHRADVDAYCEAAARKSDLDRTVDAEKTGVPSGLYAINPVTGAKVQIFVADYVLPDYGTGAVMGVPAHDERDFAFAKKYGLPVVPVIDPGADVPERQAVLKGEACWTEDGIMLDPPAGTEAGLYSAGQRWRDAREAVADFLENRDLGRRVVSYNLRDWIFSRQRYWGEPIPIIHWEDGTRTSLDVSELPLTLPHVDDYKPTSYDAPALARAPGWVEVTDPKTGMKGRRELNTMPQWAGSCWYPLRFMDPKNQNALVDPSKEKAWGAVDLYVGGAEHATLHLLYARFWYLALHDLGIISTAEPFSKLVNQGMLTSFAYQNARGVILPVDEVEERGEGEFVHVPTGDRVERIGAKMSKSLRNVVTPDDVVAQYGSDAFRVCLMFMGPVEGGRVWETEKAAASLKFLRRVWNYALSGIAAPAAEEASAVTIATGKLVEAVTEDLENLRLNTAIAELMKFLNAAEGQPVTRDGLLTFLRVLAPFAPHMAEELWERAGQTGSVFHADWPKADADMLRAAVETIEIVVQEGGKKRGSVHLAPQTDDAAVRAASIAMLKETGRDVAGLDPARIIVVRDKKTGWVRLVNIPKTG, from the coding sequence GTGTCCGACACCTACGATTTCACCGCGATTGAAACCAAATGGCGCCAGCTCTGGGCTGAGCGGGACACCTATCGCACGCCAGACCCGAAGCCGGGCGACAAGACCTTCTACGTGCTCGACATGTTTCCCTACCCGTCGGGGTCCGGCCTGCATGTCGGCCATCCGGTGGGCTATCTCGCGACCGATATCGTGGCGCGCTACAAGCGCATGGCGGGCTTCAACGTGCTCCACCCGATGGGTTGGGACAGTTTTGGCCTGCCCGCCGAGCAGCACGCGATAAAGACCGGTGAACACCCGGAAGTCTCCACCGCGAAGAATATAAAGACCTTCCGCCGCCAGATGGATCTGCTGGGTCTGGGCTATGACTGGAATCGCGAGATCGCGACGTCAAAGCCGGACTATTACAAATGGACGCAGTTCATCTTTGTGCAGATGTACGAGGCGTGGTTCGACAAGGACCAGAACAAGGCCCGCCCTATTCGCGAACTGCCCATCCCTGATGATGTGAAGGCGGCGGGCAAGCTCGCCATTCAGGAATATCAGGATGCGCACCGTCTGGTCTATTTCGACGATGCGCTAGTCAACTGGTGCGCCGAGCTCGGCACCATCCTCTCCAATGAAGAGGTGTTTGACGGCAAGTCCGAGCAGGGTTTTGACGTGGTGCGCGTGCCGATCCGCCAGGTGAAGATGCGCATTACAGCCTATACGGAGCGTTTGCTGGCGGGCCTTGAAGGGCTGGACTGGCCCGAAGGCATCAAGGACAGCCAGCGCAACTGGATCGGCCGGTCTGAAGGCGTGGAAATCCGCTTTGCGATTGATGGTTCAGGCGAAACCGTCACCACGTTTACAACGCGCGCCGATACGCTCGCGGGCGTCACCTTCCTGGCGCTGGCGCCGGAACATAAGCTGGTGGCAAGTCTGGTGCCTGCCAGCCACCGCGCGGATGTGGATGCCTATTGCGAAGCGGCCGCGCGCAAATCCGATCTCGACCGCACGGTGGATGCAGAGAAAACGGGCGTGCCTTCAGGTCTTTACGCCATCAACCCGGTAACGGGCGCGAAGGTGCAGATCTTCGTCGCGGACTACGTGCTGCCTGATTACGGCACTGGCGCGGTGATGGGCGTGCCAGCCCATGACGAGCGCGACTTTGCCTTCGCGAAGAAGTATGGCCTGCCTGTCGTGCCGGTTATTGATCCGGGTGCGGATGTCCCTGAGCGTCAGGCCGTGCTGAAGGGCGAAGCCTGCTGGACCGAAGACGGTATCATGCTCGACCCGCCAGCCGGGACCGAGGCCGGCCTCTACAGCGCAGGCCAGCGCTGGCGCGACGCGCGCGAGGCGGTTGCCGACTTCCTTGAAAACCGCGATCTCGGCAGGCGCGTTGTCAGCTATAATCTGCGTGACTGGATATTCTCCCGTCAGCGCTATTGGGGCGAGCCGATCCCGATCATCCATTGGGAAGACGGCACGCGCACCAGCCTTGATGTGTCAGAGCTGCCGCTGACCCTGCCCCATGTCGATGACTACAAGCCGACAAGCTATGACGCGCCGGCGCTGGCGCGCGCGCCCGGCTGGGTGGAGGTCACCGACCCGAAAACCGGCATGAAGGGACGGCGCGAGCTGAACACCATGCCGCAATGGGCCGGCTCGTGCTGGTATCCGCTGCGCTTCATGGATCCGAAGAACCAAAATGCGCTGGTTGATCCGTCCAAGGAGAAAGCATGGGGGGCGGTTGATCTCTATGTAGGCGGCGCCGAGCACGCGACGCTGCACCTGCTCTATGCGCGCTTCTGGTATCTGGCCTTGCATGATCTCGGCATCATCTCGACGGCCGAGCCGTTCAGCAAGCTCGTCAATCAGGGCATGCTGACCTCCTTTGCCTACCAGAATGCGCGCGGCGTGATCCTGCCCGTCGACGAGGTGGAGGAGCGCGGCGAAGGCGAGTTTGTCCACGTCCCGACAGGTGATCGCGTTGAGCGCATTGGCGCGAAAATGTCGAAATCCCTGCGCAATGTGGTGACGCCTGACGATGTGGTGGCGCAGTACGGATCGGACGCCTTCCGGGTCTGCCTGATGTTCATGGGACCTGTGGAGGGCGGGCGCGTCTGGGAAACCGAGAAGGCCGCAGCGTCGCTCAAATTCCTGCGCCGGGTCTGGAATTACGCCCTGTCCGGCATCGCCGCTCCGGCTGCAGAAGAAGCATCTGCCGTCACCATCGCCACCGGCAAGCTGGTCGAGGCGGTGACGGAGGATCTGGAGAATCTCCGCCTCAACACCGCCATTGCCGAACTGATGAAATTCCTCAACGCGGCAGAGGGCCAGCCTGTCACCAGGGACGGACTTTTGACCTTCCTGCGTGTGCTGGCGCCTTTCGCGCCACACATGGCCGAGGAGCTATGGGAGCGCGCCGGGCAGACGGGCAGTGTCTTCCATGCTGACTGGCCAAAGGCTGATGCCGACATGCTGCGCGCCGCTGTCGAGACTATCGAGATCGTGGTGCAGGAGGGCGGCAAGAAGCGCGGCTCTGTGCATCTTGCTCCGCAGACGGACGATGCAGCCGTGCGCGCGGCATCCATCGCCATGCTGAAGGAGACGGGCCGCGATGTTGCAGGGCTCGATCCGGCCCGCATCATCGTGGTGCGCGACAAGAAGACCGGCTGGGTGCGGCTGGTGAACATTCCTAAAACCGGATAG
- the leuD gene encoding 3-isopropylmalate dehydratase small subunit — MQREPISEIRSRSFALHEHNIDTDQIIPARFLTTTERGALADACFRDWRFDADGNVTDHPLNVVETATHSVLIAGDNFGCGSSREHAPWALRDFGVRAVITTRAGDIFKANAANNGLVVAEIDAEAHAALLERTGEEVVVSLPDMSVTSGNVRAGFTLEPFARTCLIEGHDALGFLLAREDAITRFEQASAA, encoded by the coding sequence GTGCAGCGTGAACCGATAAGTGAAATCCGCTCGCGCAGCTTTGCCTTGCATGAGCACAATATCGATACTGACCAGATCATCCCGGCCCGCTTCCTGACCACCACGGAGCGCGGCGCGCTGGCCGATGCCTGCTTTCGCGACTGGCGTTTCGACGCCGACGGCAATGTGACAGACCATCCGCTCAACGTTGTCGAGACGGCCACCCATTCTGTCCTCATCGCGGGGGATAATTTCGGCTGTGGCTCCTCGCGCGAGCATGCGCCCTGGGCCTTGCGGGACTTTGGTGTGCGCGCCGTCATCACCACGCGTGCGGGCGATATCTTCAAGGCCAATGCGGCCAATAACGGGCTGGTCGTGGCCGAGATTGATGCCGAGGCGCACGCAGCGCTTCTGGAGCGAACCGGCGAGGAAGTAGTTGTCAGCCTTCCCGATATGAGCGTTACCAGCGGCAATGTGCGCGCCGGTTTCACGCTGGAGCCGTTTGCGCGCACCTGCCTGATTGAAGGCCATGATGCGCTCGGCTTCCTCCTTGCGCGCGAGGATGCCATTACCCGCTTCGAGCAGGCCAGCGCGGCCTGA
- a CDS encoding branched-chain amino acid transaminase, translating to MSIQEVEHIWHNGQLIRWQDAKVHVLTHALHYGTSLFEGIRVYDTPDGPMGFRVHDHMQRLVDSAKIYGISLDYDAEALTRACLETVAANNLRSAYIRPVAFLGYGSIGVAPLTLPPVEIYMAAFPWGAYLGDEGRTKGVDVCVSSWNRLAPNTAPTGAKAGGNYLSSFLISREAKLNGFAEGIGLDTEGRLSEGAGENIFAVKDGRILTPPAASSILQGITRDSIIKLAKAEGIEVVEQALPREILYLADEIFFTGTAVELTPVRSVDRKPTRAGGPGEITKCLQDRFFGLFEGRTPDRWNWLEPVPATTTDKEADNGTRIAV from the coding sequence ATGAGCATTCAGGAAGTCGAACACATCTGGCACAACGGCCAGCTTATACGCTGGCAGGATGCCAAGGTGCATGTGCTCACCCACGCCCTGCACTATGGCACCTCGCTGTTTGAGGGTATCCGCGTCTACGACACGCCGGACGGGCCGATGGGTTTCCGCGTGCATGACCACATGCAGCGCCTGGTGGATTCGGCCAAGATCTACGGCATTTCGCTCGACTATGACGCCGAAGCGCTGACCAGAGCCTGTCTGGAAACCGTGGCCGCCAATAATCTGCGTTCGGCCTATATCCGTCCTGTGGCGTTCCTGGGCTATGGTTCGATCGGTGTTGCACCGCTGACCCTGCCGCCGGTCGAGATTTACATGGCCGCCTTCCCCTGGGGGGCCTATCTCGGAGACGAGGGCCGCACAAAAGGTGTGGATGTCTGCGTCTCCTCCTGGAACCGGCTTGCGCCCAACACGGCCCCGACCGGTGCCAAGGCGGGCGGCAATTATCTTTCCAGCTTCCTTATCTCGCGCGAAGCCAAGCTGAACGGCTTTGCCGAGGGCATTGGTCTTGATACGGAAGGACGCCTCTCCGAAGGCGCGGGCGAGAATATTTTCGCGGTAAAGGATGGCCGCATCCTCACCCCGCCGGCGGCCTCGTCCATCCTGCAGGGCATTACCCGCGACAGCATCATCAAGCTGGCAAAGGCCGAAGGCATTGAAGTTGTCGAGCAAGCCTTGCCGCGCGAAATTCTCTACCTCGCCGACGAGATTTTCTTCACCGGCACGGCGGTCGAGCTGACCCCGGTGCGCTCGGTCGACCGCAAGCCCACCCGTGCAGGCGGCCCCGGCGAGATCACCAAATGCCTGCAGGACCGTTTCTTCGGCCTGTTTGAGGGGCGCACGCCCGACCGCTGGAACTGGCTGGAGCCGGTCCCGGCCACCACTACTGACAAGGAAGCCGATAATGGAACGCGCATCGCCGTCTGA
- the leuC gene encoding 3-isopropylmalate dehydratase large subunit — protein MERASPSEPRTLFDKLWDSHIVMPESPEAPAMLYVDLHLVHEVTSPQAFAMLDERGLKVRAPQRTFATLDHSTPTTPRRKGQRPAYISPAAKNQVERLEENCARHGIPLAGWGSSDRGIVHVMGPELGLTQPGMTIVCGDSHTSTHGAFGALAFGIGTTEVAHVLATQTVLQRKPKTMKVHVDGRLPYGVGAKDLILAIIAKLGAGGASGHVIEYCGPAIEALSMEGRMTVCNMSIEAGARAGLIAPDEVTFAWLSGREYAPKGAAFEAARLKWKQLRSDPGASFDREVRLDASRLAPMVTWGASPHMAAPVDAMVPAPGTADDVKALAWMGFTPGETLMGEAVHTVFVGSCTNARLSDLREAAFIMAGRHVKPGVRMLVVPGSERVRKAAEAEGLDAIFRTAGAEWREPGCSMCIAMNGDSGRPGELVVSTSNRNFAGRQGPGVRTVLASPATAAAAAVAGAITDPRKMMEMCGAA, from the coding sequence ATGGAACGCGCATCGCCGTCTGAACCGCGCACGCTGTTCGACAAGCTGTGGGACAGTCATATCGTTATGCCGGAAAGCCCCGAGGCACCGGCCATGCTCTATGTTGACCTTCACCTTGTGCATGAGGTGACGAGCCCGCAGGCTTTCGCGATGCTGGACGAGCGGGGGCTGAAGGTGCGTGCGCCGCAGCGTACCTTCGCCACGCTCGACCATTCCACACCCACCACGCCGCGCAGGAAAGGCCAGCGCCCGGCCTATATCAGCCCGGCTGCCAAGAACCAGGTGGAGCGTCTGGAGGAAAACTGCGCCCGCCACGGCATTCCGCTGGCGGGCTGGGGCAGTTCAGACCGGGGTATTGTCCATGTGATGGGGCCGGAGCTGGGCCTGACCCAGCCCGGCATGACGATTGTCTGCGGTGACAGCCACACCTCCACCCATGGCGCGTTTGGCGCTCTGGCCTTTGGCATCGGCACGACGGAGGTCGCCCACGTGCTGGCCACCCAGACCGTGCTCCAGCGCAAGCCGAAGACGATGAAAGTCCATGTCGATGGCCGCCTGCCCTATGGGGTGGGTGCCAAGGATCTGATCCTTGCCATCATTGCAAAGCTCGGCGCGGGCGGCGCATCGGGCCACGTCATCGAGTATTGCGGCCCGGCCATCGAGGCGCTCTCCATGGAAGGGCGCATGACGGTCTGCAACATGTCGATCGAAGCGGGCGCGCGCGCCGGTCTGATCGCGCCTGATGAGGTGACGTTCGCCTGGCTGTCAGGCCGCGAGTATGCGCCCAAGGGGGCGGCCTTCGAGGCGGCCCGACTGAAATGGAAGCAATTGCGCAGCGATCCCGGTGCCAGCTTTGACCGCGAGGTGCGTCTCGATGCCAGCCGCCTTGCCCCGATGGTCACCTGGGGCGCATCCCCGCACATGGCTGCGCCCGTGGACGCGATGGTTCCGGCTCCGGGAACGGCCGACGATGTGAAAGCGCTCGCATGGATGGGCTTTACCCCCGGCGAAACCCTGATGGGCGAGGCGGTTCACACCGTCTTTGTCGGCTCGTGCACCAATGCGCGCCTGTCCGATCTGCGCGAGGCCGCCTTCATCATGGCTGGACGCCATGTGAAGCCCGGCGTGCGCATGCTGGTTGTTCCGGGCTCAGAGCGCGTGCGCAAGGCAGCAGAGGCCGAAGGCCTCGACGCCATCTTCCGCACCGCAGGGGCTGAATGGCGCGAACCCGGCTGCTCGATGTGTATCGCCATGAATGGCGATAGCGGCAGGCCGGGGGAGCTGGTCGTCTCGACCTCCAACCGCAACTTTGCCGGCCGTCAAGGGCCCGGCGTGCGCACGGTGCTGGCAAGCCCGGCGACCGCTGCGGCTGCGGCTGTCGCTGGTGCGATTACCGATCCGCGAAAAATGATGGAGATGTGTGGTGCAGCGTGA
- a CDS encoding flavin-containing monooxygenase translates to MADNQAQSVDVLIVGAGISGIGAAWHLQHRAPGQSYAIIEARAQIGGTWDLFRYPGIRSDSDMYTFGYNFRPWVDGKVFADGPSIRRYVTDTAREAGIDWHIRFDTRVISASWDSGTARWTVAMEGPEGRQALTARFLMICSGYYRYEQGHMPEFEGLADFAGEIIHPQKWPEGHDYAGKRVVIIGSGATAVTLVPAMAEKAAHVTMLQRSPSYIAARPSRDAVADALRKVLPGRLAYTLSRVKNIALSMFFFQLSRVWPDFVKRGVIKAIRAELGEDFDVERHFSPRYNPWDQRFCLAPDGDFFAALKGGKASIVTDHIERFEKGGIRLKSGELIEADLIVPATGLEMQVGGGMDISVDGESVVPANKITYRGMMLSGVPNAALAFGYTNASWTLKIDLTAERVCRLLNHMERQGHDYCVPVPPTDIELAPLLDFSSGYVQRALPHLPRQGTKAPWRTYQNYVQDMLTIRYGRLEDGHLRFRKAKGTASAAEPVARAAE, encoded by the coding sequence ATGGCGGATAATCAAGCGCAGAGCGTGGACGTGCTGATCGTCGGGGCCGGGATTTCCGGCATTGGCGCGGCCTGGCATCTCCAGCACCGCGCACCCGGCCAGAGCTATGCCATTATAGAGGCCCGCGCGCAGATTGGCGGCACCTGGGATCTCTTCCGCTATCCCGGCATACGCTCCGACTCTGACATGTACACGTTCGGCTATAATTTCCGCCCCTGGGTGGACGGCAAGGTGTTTGCCGACGGGCCGAGCATTCGCCGCTATGTGACCGATACCGCGCGTGAGGCCGGGATTGACTGGCATATCCGCTTTGACACGCGCGTCATATCGGCGAGCTGGGATAGCGGGACAGCCCGCTGGACGGTGGCGATGGAAGGGCCGGAAGGCCGCCAGGCGCTCACCGCCCGTTTCCTGATGATCTGTTCGGGCTATTACCGCTACGAGCAGGGCCATATGCCCGAATTTGAGGGGCTGGCGGACTTTGCTGGCGAAATCATCCACCCGCAGAAATGGCCTGAAGGCCATGACTATGCGGGCAAGCGCGTGGTGATTATCGGCTCTGGCGCAACGGCGGTGACGCTGGTGCCAGCCATGGCGGAGAAAGCCGCACATGTGACCATGCTGCAGCGCTCGCCGAGCTATATCGCAGCCCGTCCCTCACGCGACGCTGTGGCCGACGCCTTGCGAAAGGTGTTGCCCGGACGGCTCGCCTACACGCTCTCGCGGGTGAAGAATATTGCGCTATCCATGTTCTTCTTCCAGCTGTCGCGCGTTTGGCCGGACTTTGTGAAGCGCGGCGTCATCAAGGCGATACGCGCAGAGCTGGGCGAGGATTTCGATGTCGAGCGCCACTTCTCGCCCCGCTATAATCCGTGGGACCAGCGCTTCTGCCTCGCCCCCGATGGCGATTTCTTCGCGGCCCTTAAGGGCGGCAAGGCCAGCATCGTCACCGATCATATCGAACGCTTCGAAAAGGGCGGCATCCGCCTGAAATCCGGCGAGCTGATCGAGGCTGATCTCATCGTCCCGGCGACGGGGCTGGAAATGCAGGTCGGTGGCGGCATGGATATCAGCGTGGATGGCGAGAGCGTGGTACCTGCCAACAAGATCACCTATCGCGGCATGATGCTCTCCGGTGTTCCCAACGCCGCTCTGGCGTTCGGCTATACCAATGCTTCATGGACGCTGAAGATCGATCTCACGGCTGAGCGGGTCTGCCGCCTGCTGAACCACATGGAGCGGCAGGGCCATGATTACTGCGTGCCGGTACCGCCAACGGATATCGAGCTGGCGCCGCTGCTCGATTTCTCGTCCGGCTATGTCCAGCGCGCCCTGCCACACCTGCCCCGGCAGGGGACCAAAGCGCCCTGGCGCACCTATCAGAACTATGTGCAGGACATGCTGACCATCCGCTATGGCCGCCTCGAAGACGGGCATTTGCGCTTCCGCAAGGCAAAAGGCACCGCCAGCGCAGCAGAGCCGGTTGCCCGCGCTGCCGAATGA
- a CDS encoding carboxylesterase/lipase family protein → MRHIWLGVLGALAVSACTGSAEQRPPEPLEATLRTVEQGELIGFQHSPGAWAWRGVPFAAAPEGDLRWRAPRPAPAFNGRFEALDHPEPCPQFTSALQASSGVTPGQLVGSEDCLRLDVYAPEGASADNADRPVMVWIHGGANVWGFAGQYDGAQLAKDQDVVVVAIQYRLGPLGFFAHDAIRNDAADPRDAAANFALLDQIAALEWVRENAARFGGDAGNVTIFGESAGGHNVAGLLASPLASGLFHRAIIQSGSFDSVSWEAAAGAEPGQSNTSDEIALRIAGDGYNAAALRSADLETVFNAYRGEDGAPFLNLPRMIEDGVTIPRDGLANAFASPDTFNAVPVITGTNRDEMKLFNLFSADLVKRYFGVILISRDAAFYDAISDYQSRVWRILAVDQSASLMQSGGHGDVWAYRFDWDEQGRALFVMDLSHLLGAAHAIEIPFVFNHFDFFGRLDGAMFNNNNASGREALAAAMGAYWAEFARTGEPGTGGPTNLPYWERWDEGGVLMRFDSPDDNGQERIAGTDSFERLEADLAADTRFDDAQRCMIFEAMAAWRPRGSLDAMGQRLGCG, encoded by the coding sequence ATGCGGCATATATGGCTGGGTGTGTTGGGCGCATTGGCGGTATCGGCCTGTACAGGCAGCGCAGAGCAGCGCCCGCCCGAACCGCTGGAGGCAACCCTTCGCACGGTGGAGCAGGGCGAGCTGATCGGCTTCCAGCATTCGCCCGGCGCGTGGGCCTGGCGCGGTGTGCCGTTTGCCGCCGCGCCTGAAGGCGATCTGCGCTGGCGCGCGCCGCGTCCTGCCCCTGCCTTCAATGGCCGCTTCGAGGCCCTGGACCATCCTGAGCCCTGCCCGCAATTTACCAGCGCCCTTCAGGCATCATCGGGCGTCACACCCGGCCAGCTCGTTGGCAGCGAGGACTGCCTGCGCCTCGACGTCTATGCGCCCGAAGGCGCAAGCGCGGATAATGCTGACCGTCCGGTCATGGTCTGGATTCATGGCGGGGCCAATGTCTGGGGCTTTGCCGGACAGTATGACGGCGCGCAGCTGGCAAAAGACCAGGATGTGGTCGTGGTGGCGATCCAGTATCGGCTGGGTCCGCTGGGCTTCTTCGCGCATGACGCCATCCGCAATGATGCCGCCGATCCACGCGACGCGGCGGCCAATTTCGCGCTTCTGGACCAGATCGCGGCGCTGGAATGGGTACGGGAGAACGCGGCCCGGTTCGGCGGCGATGCCGGCAATGTAACCATTTTTGGCGAGAGCGCAGGCGGACATAATGTGGCCGGCCTGCTGGCCTCGCCGCTGGCGTCGGGCCTGTTTCACCGGGCCATCATCCAGTCGGGCAGCTTTGACAGTGTCAGCTGGGAAGCGGCCGCCGGGGCCGAACCCGGCCAGTCCAATACATCAGACGAGATCGCGCTTCGCATCGCGGGTGACGGCTATAATGCCGCCGCCTTGCGCAGCGCTGATCTGGAGACCGTCTTCAACGCCTATCGCGGGGAGGATGGCGCGCCCTTCCTCAACCTGCCGCGCATGATCGAGGACGGGGTGACGATCCCGCGCGATGGTCTCGCCAACGCCTTTGCCTCACCCGACACGTTCAACGCGGTTCCGGTCATCACCGGCACCAACCGGGACGAGATGAAGCTGTTCAATCTCTTCAGCGCTGATCTGGTGAAGCGCTATTTCGGCGTCATCCTTATCAGCCGGGACGCAGCCTTCTATGACGCCATCTCGGACTATCAGAGCCGGGTATGGCGCATCCTCGCGGTGGACCAGTCTGCGAGCCTCATGCAGTCCGGCGGACATGGCGATGTCTGGGCTTACCGGTTTGACTGGGACGAGCAGGGCCGGGCGCTTTTCGTGATGGACTTGTCCCATCTTCTGGGCGCAGCCCACGCCATCGAGATACCGTTCGTCTTCAACCATTTCGACTTTTTCGGCCGCCTCGATGGGGCGATGTTCAACAACAATAACGCCAGCGGGCGCGAAGCGCTGGCCGCCGCCATGGGCGCGTACTGGGCCGAGTTTGCCCGCACGGGCGAGCCGGGCACGGGCGGACCCACTAACCTGCCCTATTGGGAGCGCTGGGATGAGGGCGGTGTCCTGATGCGCTTTGACAGCCCGGACGACAACGGACAGGAGCGCATCGCGGGTACGGACAGTTTTGAACGGCTCGAAGCCGATCTCGCTGCCGACACCCGCTTCGATGACGCCCAGCGCTGCATGATTTTCGAGGCGATGGCGGCCTGGCGGCCGCGTGGCAGTCTTGATGCGATGGGCCAGCGCCTGGGGTGCGGCTGA
- a CDS encoding 2-isopropylmalate synthase, giving the protein MTRQIIIFDTSLRDGEQAPGFSMNETGKLAMARALAALKVDVIEAGFAAASPGDARAIARIAAEIEGPRICSLARASKADIDAAAEALKAAPKKRIHVFLGTSQIHREFKLKMTPAEILSAISDMVAHARTYCDDVEFSAEDAIRTEPGFLVEALSTAAAAGASTLNVPDTVGYATPDEIYDLFRMLGKKVSRNDDVIFSAHCHNDLGLAVANSLAAIRGGARQVECTVNGIGERAGNAALEDIVMAIRTRRDAMGVSTGINTPEIMSASRTLSRITSTHPPRNKAIVGANAFAHEAGIHQHGMLMNRETYEIMKPEDVGWPSSSLVLGKHSGKHALAARAAELGFKLDDEAFARAFAEFKRVADEIGTVDTAHLAAILSRSEGVSDDELWTLSRVEIRAPLASNAEPVARVELDHPRRGRVTDVAAAPGAMDAAFLAVSDIIGVAASVESIDMRYIAAEAEDAGNKAQIADVLIEMSVSSSGESFTGRARNRDILPACVGAYIDALCNASAVARHRAGNGSDHPAANGVAAE; this is encoded by the coding sequence ATGACCCGGCAGATCATCATATTCGATACCAGCCTGCGCGATGGCGAACAGGCACCCGGCTTTTCGATGAACGAGACCGGCAAGCTGGCCATGGCCAGAGCGCTGGCGGCTTTGAAAGTTGATGTCATCGAGGCTGGATTTGCGGCCGCCTCGCCCGGTGATGCACGTGCTATTGCCCGCATCGCCGCCGAGATTGAGGGCCCGCGCATATGCTCGCTGGCGCGGGCCTCGAAAGCCGATATTGATGCGGCGGCAGAGGCGCTGAAAGCTGCGCCGAAAAAGCGTATCCATGTCTTTCTAGGCACCAGCCAGATCCACCGGGAATTCAAGCTGAAAATGACCCCGGCGGAGATACTCTCTGCCATCTCCGACATGGTCGCCCATGCGCGCACATATTGCGACGATGTGGAGTTTTCCGCCGAAGACGCGATCCGTACAGAGCCGGGCTTCCTCGTTGAGGCCCTGTCCACCGCAGCCGCGGCAGGGGCTAGCACGCTCAACGTACCCGACACGGTCGGCTACGCCACGCCGGACGAGATCTATGATCTCTTCCGTATGCTGGGCAAAAAGGTCAGCCGGAATGACGACGTTATCTTCTCGGCCCATTGTCACAACGATCTGGGTCTGGCGGTTGCCAATTCGCTGGCAGCGATCCGGGGCGGGGCGCGTCAGGTGGAGTGCACCGTCAACGGTATTGGCGAGCGGGCTGGCAACGCTGCGCTGGAAGATATCGTGATGGCCATCCGTACACGGCGCGATGCCATGGGTGTCAGCACAGGCATCAACACGCCGGAAATCATGTCGGCCAGCCGCACCCTGTCGCGCATCACCTCCACCCACCCGCCGCGTAACAAGGCGATTGTGGGAGCCAACGCGTTCGCCCATGAGGCCGGCATTCACCAGCATGGCATGCTGATGAACCGCGAGACCTACGAGATCATGAAGCCCGAAGATGTGGGCTGGCCATCCAGCTCGCTGGTACTGGGCAAGCATTCGGGCAAGCACGCGCTGGCGGCCCGCGCCGCCGAGCTGGGCTTCAAGCTGGATGACGAGGCGTTTGCGCGCGCCTTTGCCGAGTTCAAGCGGGTCGCTGACGAGATCGGTACGGTCGATACAGCCCATCTCGCGGCCATATTGTCGCGCAGCGAAGGCGTGTCCGATGACGAGCTGTGGACGCTGTCGCGCGTGGAAATCCGCGCGCCGCTGGCCTCCAATGCCGAGCCGGTTGCCCGCGTGGAGCTGGATCATCCGCGCCGGGGCCGGGTGACCGATGTCGCCGCAGCGCCCGGCGCCATGGACGCGGCCTTTCTGGCTGTAAGCGATATCATCGGTGTCGCGGCCAGCGTTGAGTCCATCGATATGCGCTACATCGCGGCTGAAGCCGAAGATGCAGGCAACAAGGCCCAGATCGCCGATGTGCTGATCGAAATGTCAGTGTCGAGCAGCGGCGAAAGTTTTACCGGGCGCGCGCGCAATCGCGATATCCTGCCTGCATGCGTGGGCGCGTATATCGACGCGCTGTGCAATGCCAGCGCCGTCGCCCGCCATCGCGCGGGCAATGGCTCCGATCATCCAGCGGCCAATGGTGTCGCAGCAGAATAG